In one Flavobacteriales bacterium genomic region, the following are encoded:
- a CDS encoding transglycosylase SLT domain-containing protein has translation MKRRWWVFMAASAAFMLVFAWVLSRSALDDHGHVWQGESAVRDLPLIATDTLRVLVLRDPLVWEPGPGGDRGLAFDWLKRFAKEHELAIRPVAVTETDSLLAALWRGQGDVIAAPLHDDRDLRHHIRLLDPFAEIEPYLASLRLELEPDARLGLEPRIDSAKVARSSPFAHPDYAFARTLRAAVGEAEPGSGEEELLMDVVSGHVPACLVSGLRAAHEANRFPILQFEGPVGKPIPWAFAVRRNAPLLEAALRAWQAGTGAREAFVQLKRAATGPVPPPGPLRARRIKGLQADSISPFDQYFKTHAQGFSFDWRLLAAMAWKESRFDSTVTSRKGAMGIMQIMPRTAARFGLDTSSAMEDHVRAAAQYMARLDTIWLRAVPDSEERLRFVLASYNAGPGHIIDAQRLAGQIGLDPSRWEGHVERAVMLLAKPRYFLRPGMKNGYCKGSQVFSYVRGVLAVHAQIVARTGGAKPVR, from the coding sequence ATGAAACGGCGCTGGTGGGTATTCATGGCAGCGAGCGCCGCCTTCATGCTCGTCTTCGCGTGGGTGCTGTCGCGGAGCGCGCTGGATGATCATGGCCACGTATGGCAAGGAGAGTCTGCGGTGCGCGACCTGCCGCTCATCGCAACGGATACCCTTCGCGTGCTCGTGCTGCGCGACCCCTTGGTGTGGGAGCCTGGCCCCGGCGGCGATAGGGGACTCGCATTCGACTGGCTCAAGCGGTTCGCGAAGGAGCATGAGTTGGCCATCAGGCCGGTGGCGGTGACGGAGACCGATTCCCTCCTGGCCGCCTTATGGCGGGGCCAGGGCGATGTCATTGCCGCGCCGTTGCACGATGACCGGGATCTGCGTCACCACATCCGCCTGCTGGACCCATTCGCCGAGATCGAGCCCTACCTGGCCTCCTTGCGCCTGGAGCTTGAACCCGATGCACGGCTTGGCCTGGAGCCCCGCATCGATAGCGCGAAGGTCGCCCGCTCATCGCCTTTCGCGCACCCTGACTATGCATTTGCGCGCACCCTCCGCGCCGCGGTGGGGGAGGCGGAGCCTGGTTCCGGTGAGGAGGAATTGCTCATGGACGTGGTGTCCGGCCATGTGCCTGCCTGCCTGGTGAGCGGACTGCGGGCCGCGCATGAGGCGAATCGGTTCCCGATCCTTCAGTTCGAGGGTCCCGTGGGCAAGCCCATTCCATGGGCGTTCGCGGTGCGGCGCAATGCCCCCCTGCTGGAGGCAGCGCTGCGCGCCTGGCAGGCGGGGACCGGCGCTCGGGAGGCTTTCGTTCAGCTGAAGCGGGCAGCCACAGGCCCGGTGCCCCCTCCTGGTCCCCTCCGCGCCCGGCGAATCAAGGGACTGCAGGCGGACAGCATCTCGCCCTTCGATCAGTACTTCAAGACGCACGCCCAAGGGTTCTCCTTCGATTGGCGCCTGCTGGCGGCCATGGCCTGGAAGGAGTCGCGGTTCGACAGCACGGTCACTTCGCGCAAGGGGGCTATGGGCATCATGCAGATCATGCCCCGCACAGCGGCCCGTTTCGGCCTCGATACCTCCAGCGCCATGGAGGACCATGTCCGCGCTGCGGCGCAGTATATGGCGCGGCTCGACACTATCTGGCTGCGGGCGGTGCCCGATTCCGAGGAACGGCTGCGCTTCGTGCTGGCCAGCTACAACGCCGGCCCTGGCCACATCATCGACGCGCAGCGACTGGCCGGGCAGATCGGGTTGGACCCCTCGCGCTGGGAGGGGCATGTGGAGCGTGCCGTCATGCTGTTGGCCAAGCCCCGCTACTTCCTCCGGCCCGGGATGAAGAACGGCTACTGCAAGGGGAGCCAGGTCTTCAGCTACGTGCGCGGGGTATTGGCGGTGCATGCCCAGATCGTGGCTCGGACCGGCGGCGCCAAGCCCGTGCGTTGA
- a CDS encoding ACP phosphodiesterase → MNFLGHLFLSGDDPLVITGNFMADAVKGRDLSRFSEGLQRGIRLHRRIDAFTDGHRMGHPGHVRLRAHAGHYAPVVMDLFRDHLLARDWRRWHDEPLPAFSARMYRLLRAHEGHMPERTRRMLPYMVQGDWLTSYASLEGIGAALHGLSVRVPLGARMAGAEAVLADHIADFEQEFGEFLPAIIRHLQAA, encoded by the coding sequence ATGAACTTCCTGGGCCATCTGTTCCTCAGCGGCGACGATCCGCTGGTGATCACGGGCAACTTCATGGCGGATGCCGTGAAGGGCCGCGACCTGTCGCGGTTCAGCGAGGGCCTGCAGCGCGGGATACGCCTTCATCGGCGCATCGATGCGTTCACGGATGGGCATCGGATGGGTCATCCCGGCCATGTGCGGCTGCGGGCACACGCCGGGCACTACGCGCCAGTGGTGATGGACCTGTTCAGGGATCACCTGCTTGCCCGCGATTGGAGGCGGTGGCACGATGAGCCGCTGCCGGCATTCAGCGCCCGCATGTATCGCCTGCTGCGTGCGCATGAGGGCCATATGCCGGAGCGTACCCGGCGCATGCTGCCTTATATGGTGCAGGGCGACTGGCTGACCTCATACGCTTCGCTCGAAGGCATCGGCGCCGCGCTCCATGGGCTCTCCGTGCGGGTTCCGTTGGGTGCGCGCATGGCAGGGGCCGAAGCGGTGCTCGCCGATCACATCGCCGATTTCGAGCAGGAGTTCGGGGAATTCCTGCCGGCCATCATCCGTCATCTGCAGGCAGCATGA
- a CDS encoding histidine kinase yields MDWQHVGILTRMPRKALYWAAQVVGWGLYFSLSVLASYIDGTYTARVWDVLIPEMGVGLGVSHGLRSVILRRRWLEHGIGHVLPRTILAALLLSVPAFLAESLLVPLALSDAAPVLDRAPLDHLGRLINWTLLLTGWSFLYFAYSYFVRHRREEIRNLRLETANRENQLGTLRAQLNPHFMFNALNGIRALVDEDPEQAKRAITQLSAILRNAMSTVKRRTVPLGEEIDIVKNYLALEAMRYEERLRVRFDLEEGLGRAQVPPMLLQTLVENAVRHGVAQLAGGGDLLIGAHRQGDGLLLSVRNSGHYEPGKVNGTGIGLRNTRRRLELIYGRDATMRISNQDGMVVTEVELPMMNPGG; encoded by the coding sequence ATGGATTGGCAGCACGTCGGCATCCTGACCCGCATGCCCCGCAAGGCTTTGTATTGGGCGGCCCAAGTCGTCGGCTGGGGATTGTATTTCAGCCTCTCCGTGCTGGCCAGCTACATCGATGGCACCTACACGGCCCGGGTGTGGGATGTGCTCATCCCGGAGATGGGCGTTGGCTTGGGCGTGAGCCATGGGCTGCGCTCTGTGATCCTGCGCCGGCGATGGCTGGAGCACGGCATCGGCCATGTCCTGCCCCGCACCATCCTGGCCGCGCTCCTGCTCAGTGTGCCCGCCTTCCTGGCGGAGAGCCTGCTCGTCCCCCTCGCGCTGAGCGATGCGGCGCCGGTGCTGGACCGAGCGCCCCTTGATCACCTCGGGCGCCTGATCAACTGGACCCTCCTGCTCACGGGGTGGAGCTTCCTCTACTTCGCCTACAGCTATTTCGTGCGGCACCGCCGCGAGGAGATCCGCAACCTGCGGCTGGAGACAGCCAATCGCGAGAACCAGCTGGGCACCCTGCGCGCGCAGCTGAATCCGCATTTCATGTTCAATGCGCTCAACGGCATCCGCGCCCTGGTCGATGAGGACCCCGAGCAGGCCAAGCGGGCCATCACGCAGCTGAGCGCCATCCTGCGCAATGCCATGAGCACGGTGAAGCGGCGGACGGTGCCGCTCGGCGAAGAGATCGACATCGTGAAGAACTACCTGGCGCTGGAAGCCATGCGCTACGAGGAACGCCTGCGCGTGCGCTTCGACCTGGAGGAAGGCTTGGGGCGCGCGCAGGTCCCTCCCATGCTGCTGCAGACGCTGGTGGAGAATGCCGTGCGCCACGGCGTGGCCCAGCTCGCCGGCGGCGGTGACCTGTTGATCGGCGCCCACCGCCAGGGCGATGGCCTGCTACTCTCCGTGCGCAACAGCGGGCACTACGAGCCCGGGAAGGTCAATGGCACGGGCATCGGCCTTCGCAATACGCGCCGCAGGCTCGAGCTCATCTACGGGAGGGACGCCACCATGCGCATCAGCAACCAGGACGGCATGGTGGTCACCGAGGTTGAACTACCCATGATGAACCCAGGAGGCTGA
- a CDS encoding LytTR family DNA-binding domain-containing protein has protein sequence MKALIIDDERLARKELATLLEAHDGIEIVGEAANADEAEALIAEKRPDLLFLDINMPGRNGFQLLESLEHAPHVIFVTAYDEHALEAFRVNALDYLMKPIDPARLEEAVNKLPRTAEEGAPQREVLKETDQIFLKDGEKCWFVTLKDVRSFESEGNYVRVRFGDQKPLVLRSLNKLEEKLDPLVFFRANRKHIINLRWVDRIEPWFSGGLMVKLKHQGKDGEQEAIEVSRRQAARFKDLLSL, from the coding sequence ATGAAAGCCCTGATCATCGACGACGAGCGCCTGGCGCGAAAGGAACTCGCCACCCTGCTGGAAGCCCACGATGGCATCGAGATCGTCGGCGAGGCCGCGAACGCCGATGAGGCCGAGGCCCTCATCGCGGAGAAGAGGCCCGACCTCCTGTTCCTGGACATCAACATGCCGGGGCGCAATGGCTTCCAGCTTCTGGAATCCCTGGAGCATGCGCCCCATGTGATCTTCGTCACTGCCTATGACGAGCATGCCCTCGAGGCCTTCCGGGTGAATGCGCTCGACTACCTGATGAAGCCCATAGACCCCGCGCGGCTCGAAGAGGCCGTCAACAAGCTCCCGCGCACGGCCGAGGAAGGCGCTCCCCAACGCGAGGTGTTGAAGGAGACCGACCAGATCTTCCTCAAAGACGGCGAGAAGTGCTGGTTCGTGACCTTGAAGGACGTGCGTTCCTTCGAGAGCGAGGGCAACTACGTGCGCGTGCGGTTCGGCGACCAGAAGCCGCTGGTGCTGCGCTCGCTGAACAAGCTGGAGGAGAAACTGGATCCGCTCGTGTTCTTCCGCGCCAACCGCAAGCACATCATCAACCTGCGCTGGGTGGACAGGATCGAGCCTTGGTTCAGCGGCGGGCTCATGGTGAAGCTGAAGCACCAGGGCAAGGATGGCGAGCAGGAGGCCATTGAAGTGAGCCGGAGGCAGGCTGCCCGGTTCAAGGACCTGCTGAGCCTGTGA
- a CDS encoding enoyl-CoA hydratase/isomerase family protein, whose translation MSDGYVNTTTEGGIATVTFHHPKSNSLPGHILRGMADAITKAGHDPATRVIILRSEGDKAFCAGASFDELVAIADEARGLEFFSGFAHVINAIRTVPVFVIGRIHSHCVGGGVGLACAVDIAYAHSSASARLSELAVGIGPFVVGPAVERKVGTGHFGLLSATPATRRSAQWCEQHGIYAEVFDTVEALDARIDAHAKELAAYSPEAMTDIKRVLWKGTEDWDSLLIERAKVSGRLVLSEFTRSAIATFKAEAARK comes from the coding sequence ATGAGCGACGGCTACGTGAACACCACCACCGAGGGCGGCATCGCCACGGTCACCTTCCATCACCCCAAGAGCAACAGCCTGCCGGGCCACATCCTGCGCGGCATGGCGGATGCCATCACCAAGGCGGGCCATGACCCCGCCACCCGCGTCATCATCCTGCGCAGCGAGGGCGACAAGGCCTTTTGCGCCGGCGCCAGCTTCGATGAGCTGGTGGCTATCGCGGATGAGGCTCGCGGCCTGGAGTTCTTCAGCGGCTTCGCGCACGTGATCAACGCCATCCGCACCGTGCCGGTCTTCGTCATCGGCCGCATACACAGCCATTGCGTGGGCGGCGGCGTGGGCCTGGCCTGCGCTGTCGACATCGCCTATGCGCACAGCAGCGCCAGCGCCCGCCTCAGCGAGCTCGCCGTGGGCATCGGCCCCTTCGTGGTGGGCCCGGCCGTGGAGCGCAAGGTGGGCACCGGCCATTTCGGACTGCTCAGCGCCACGCCCGCCACGCGCCGCAGCGCACAGTGGTGCGAGCAGCACGGCATCTACGCGGAGGTCTTCGATACTGTGGAAGCACTCGATGCCCGCATCGATGCCCACGCGAAGGAACTGGCCGCTTACAGCCCCGAAGCCATGACCGACATCAAGCGCGTGCTGTGGAAGGGTACCGAGGATTGGGACAGCCTGCTCATCGAGCGCGCGAAGGTGAGCGGGCGCCTTGTGCTGTCGGAATTCACACGCAGCGCCATCGCGACGTTCAAAGCGGAGGCGGCCAGGAAGTGA
- a CDS encoding pitrilysin family protein, whose product MEHRIPALGLRLAGALLLLPALMNAQIDRTKPPAPASAPTVQLGEHKSFELPNGLRVIVVENHKLPVVSVQARFDIPPMAQGDRAGFIDLMGELLEAGTRTRSKAQIDEQVDRIGATLSTSREGVYGSALKKHLPELMALFADVVTEPSFPEEEVQKARKRSLSGVQQRREDPAAIADAVGAAVTFGRSHPYGEVVTEKTLGKVNRDQMVAYHAKFFRPEKGYLVFVGDITEKEARELAKQRFAKWKPAQKYTVVNEDGTQTIEGIGIVRFLDAPKGPQGPRRVVLVDRPGAAQSVIRVAFPINLHPKDTRALSAQVMNTILGGGVFNARLMQNLREDKGWTYGTYATLESDRFNGHFHTTANVRTAVTDSAIAETIREIERMRSTAVTAEELDLAKRYMAGSFGRSLEDPRTIARFALNTYLNELPKDHYATYLKRLEAVTAADVQAAAEAFLHPDNAVILVVGDAKKLRERLQPLSWATNPAVLELDHNGDYFVEQFEQVPGLTADQVIERYLTAIGGREAIGRITDLRMEIETEMQGMPLSIVQWYGPDGLFRSETKSNGALIQEEVFDGERAARRGPQGEQELEDMDLGELIFNGHAVPELHYARTAERVILAGRIGVDGRPAHKLQVMLSSGGSVGDYYDVQSGLKVKRMEQKYLNERTYVITTEYADYEPSGGVSFPRTITQSGGPMGELVMKVKAITLNTGLKPAFFATNLPEREVPEYKEPIEEQPLDTPPVDGEE is encoded by the coding sequence ATGGAACACCGCATCCCCGCTCTTGGACTGCGCCTGGCCGGTGCGCTGCTCCTCCTTCCTGCACTGATGAACGCCCAGATCGACCGCACCAAGCCGCCGGCTCCCGCTTCCGCACCCACCGTTCAGCTCGGTGAGCACAAGAGCTTCGAGCTCCCCAATGGGCTGAGGGTCATTGTGGTGGAGAACCACAAGCTGCCGGTGGTGAGCGTGCAGGCGCGGTTCGATATCCCCCCCATGGCGCAGGGCGACCGGGCGGGCTTCATCGACCTCATGGGCGAACTGCTCGAGGCCGGCACCCGCACGCGATCGAAGGCGCAGATCGACGAACAGGTGGACCGCATCGGGGCAACGCTCTCCACCAGCCGCGAGGGCGTCTACGGCAGTGCCCTGAAGAAGCACCTGCCTGAGCTCATGGCTTTGTTCGCCGACGTGGTGACCGAGCCGAGCTTCCCCGAAGAGGAGGTGCAGAAGGCGCGCAAGCGGAGCCTGAGCGGCGTGCAGCAGCGCAGGGAGGATCCAGCGGCGATCGCCGATGCGGTTGGTGCGGCCGTCACCTTCGGCCGCTCGCACCCCTACGGGGAGGTGGTCACCGAGAAGACCCTGGGCAAGGTGAACCGCGACCAGATGGTGGCCTACCACGCCAAGTTCTTCCGGCCGGAGAAAGGCTACCTCGTATTCGTAGGGGACATCACCGAGAAGGAGGCGCGCGAGCTCGCCAAGCAGCGATTCGCCAAGTGGAAGCCCGCACAGAAGTACACCGTGGTGAACGAGGACGGAACGCAGACCATCGAAGGCATCGGCATCGTGCGCTTCCTGGATGCGCCCAAGGGGCCGCAGGGCCCCCGTCGCGTGGTGCTGGTTGATCGCCCGGGCGCAGCTCAATCCGTTATCCGGGTCGCCTTCCCGATCAACCTGCATCCGAAGGATACCCGGGCGCTCAGCGCCCAGGTCATGAACACCATCCTGGGCGGAGGTGTGTTCAATGCCCGGCTCATGCAGAACCTGCGGGAGGATAAGGGCTGGACCTATGGCACCTACGCGACCCTGGAGTCGGACCGGTTCAACGGCCATTTCCACACCACCGCCAATGTGCGCACGGCCGTCACCGACAGCGCCATCGCGGAGACCATAAGGGAGATCGAGCGCATGCGGAGCACTGCCGTCACCGCCGAGGAACTTGATCTGGCCAAGCGGTACATGGCCGGCAGCTTCGGCCGCAGCCTGGAGGATCCGCGCACCATCGCGCGATTCGCACTCAACACCTACCTCAACGAGCTGCCGAAGGACCATTACGCCACCTACCTGAAGCGGCTGGAAGCGGTTACTGCTGCGGACGTTCAAGCGGCGGCGGAGGCCTTCCTCCACCCTGATAACGCAGTGATCCTGGTGGTGGGCGATGCGAAGAAGCTCCGCGAACGGCTGCAGCCCCTCAGCTGGGCCACGAATCCCGCCGTGCTCGAGCTCGATCACAACGGCGACTATTTCGTGGAGCAGTTCGAGCAGGTGCCCGGGCTCACCGCAGACCAGGTCATCGAGCGCTACCTCACCGCCATCGGCGGCCGTGAGGCCATCGGTCGCATCACGGACCTGCGGATGGAGATCGAGACGGAGATGCAGGGCATGCCGCTGAGCATCGTGCAGTGGTACGGGCCTGACGGGCTGTTCCGCTCGGAGACGAAGAGCAATGGAGCGCTCATCCAGGAAGAGGTCTTCGACGGCGAGCGGGCCGCCCGACGCGGGCCGCAGGGCGAGCAGGAACTGGAGGACATGGACCTCGGGGAGCTCATCTTCAATGGCCATGCGGTGCCGGAACTGCATTACGCGCGCACGGCGGAGCGAGTGATCCTCGCGGGGCGCATCGGCGTCGACGGGCGGCCGGCGCACAAGCTGCAGGTGATGCTCAGCTCCGGCGGCAGCGTGGGCGACTACTACGATGTCCAATCCGGCCTCAAGGTCAAGCGGATGGAGCAGAAGTACCTGAATGAGCGCACCTATGTCATCACGACGGAGTATGCCGATTACGAGCCCTCGGGCGGCGTCAGCTTTCCCCGGACCATCACCCAGAGCGGCGGACCCATGGGCGAACTCGTGATGAAGGTGAAGGCGATTACGCTGAACACAGGCCTGAAGCCGGCCTTCTTCGCCACGAATCTGCCTGAGCGCGAAGTCCCGGAGTACAAGGAGCCGATCGAGGAACAGCCCTTGGATACGCCGCCCGTGGACGGGGAGGAGTAG
- a CDS encoding pitrilysin family protein — protein MKTPIAILTLMLAASATAQRSAIQYTEFDLDNDLHVILHEDHGTPIVTVSVMYHVGSKNEDPTRRGFAHFFEHLLFEGSQNIGRGEFSRHVERAGGVLNANTTADRTYYYEVLPSNQLELGLWLESERMLHAKVDQKGVDTQREVVKEERRQRYENQPYGTILMEVLSRAYSTHPYRWPTIGYMEDLNAASEADYQAFYKRFYVPNNAVLVVAGDIDPVRTRDLVTRYFGTIPKGEPVTQPAVEDAGPSAEVRDVIHDRIQLPAVVLGYRIPPTGTSDYYAVDLVNRLLSSGNSSRLNRALKDEQQKAIATGAFSLPFEQGGLAIMYAIANAGIEAAPLEQAMTAEVRRIQEQGVPREEFDKLLAQLEMESVQDKSRIAGIASDLARCHMLLGDTRLVNTEIDRYLALGPEDLKRAALTYFRQDARVVLHYLPASQKQP, from the coding sequence ATGAAGACCCCGATCGCCATCCTGACCCTCATGCTCGCAGCATCCGCTACGGCGCAGCGCAGCGCCATCCAATACACCGAGTTCGACCTCGACAACGACTTGCACGTGATCCTCCATGAGGACCACGGGACGCCGATCGTCACGGTGAGCGTGATGTACCATGTGGGGAGCAAGAACGAGGACCCCACGCGCCGCGGCTTCGCGCATTTCTTCGAGCACCTGCTTTTCGAAGGCTCCCAGAACATCGGCCGCGGCGAGTTCAGCCGGCACGTGGAGCGCGCGGGAGGCGTGCTCAATGCCAACACCACCGCCGACCGCACCTACTACTACGAGGTGCTGCCGAGCAATCAGCTCGAGCTGGGCCTCTGGCTCGAGAGCGAGCGCATGCTCCACGCCAAAGTGGACCAGAAGGGCGTTGATACCCAGCGTGAGGTGGTGAAGGAAGAGCGCCGGCAGCGGTACGAGAACCAGCCCTATGGCACCATCCTCATGGAGGTGCTCTCCCGGGCCTACAGCACCCATCCCTACCGTTGGCCCACCATCGGCTACATGGAGGACCTGAACGCCGCCAGCGAGGCCGATTACCAGGCCTTCTACAAGCGCTTCTATGTGCCCAACAACGCCGTGCTGGTGGTGGCCGGCGACATCGACCCGGTGCGCACGCGCGACCTGGTTACGCGGTACTTCGGCACCATTCCCAAAGGCGAGCCGGTGACACAGCCCGCAGTGGAGGATGCAGGGCCCAGCGCGGAGGTGCGGGATGTCATCCACGACCGGATACAGCTGCCGGCCGTGGTGCTCGGCTACCGCATCCCGCCCACGGGTACCAGCGACTACTATGCGGTCGACCTGGTGAACCGGCTGCTCAGCAGCGGCAACAGCAGCCGCCTCAACCGCGCACTGAAGGATGAGCAGCAGAAGGCCATCGCCACGGGCGCCTTCAGCCTCCCGTTCGAACAGGGCGGGCTGGCCATCATGTATGCCATCGCCAATGCCGGCATCGAGGCCGCGCCGCTGGAGCAGGCCATGACCGCCGAGGTGCGCCGGATCCAGGAGCAGGGCGTGCCCCGCGAGGAATTCGACAAGCTCCTGGCCCAGTTGGAGATGGAAAGCGTGCAGGACAAGAGCCGCATCGCGGGCATCGCCAGCGACCTGGCGCGCTGCCATATGCTCCTTGGTGATACGCGACTCGTGAACACCGAGATCGACCGTTACCTGGCGCTCGGCCCCGAGGACCTGAAGCGCGCGGCGCTGACCTATTTCCGTCAGGATGCGCGCGTCGTGCTCCACTACCTTCCCGCTTCCCAGAAACAACCCTAG
- a CDS encoding DUF551 domain-containing protein gives MTSWIPVSERLPDDGQRVLCFLPKNTVYLPGKTGASEERHVVVMRFALDFFVKNPSKTGYQGTPHLWLGEGTSNRFFHEVSHWMPLPGHP, from the coding sequence ATGACCTCCTGGATCCCCGTCAGCGAACGCTTGCCCGATGACGGCCAGCGTGTCCTCTGCTTCCTTCCGAAGAACACCGTGTACCTCCCCGGAAAGACCGGCGCCAGCGAGGAGCGGCACGTGGTGGTCATGCGCTTCGCGCTCGACTTCTTCGTGAAGAACCCCAGCAAGACCGGCTACCAGGGCACGCCTCATCTCTGGCTCGGCGAGGGCACCAGCAACCGCTTCTTCCACGAGGTGTCGCACTGGATGCCATTGCCCGGCCATCCTTGA